The nucleotide window ATGTCGCCACCGCCTTGTACGCGCTGAAAGGCAAAGCGCGGGTTGGGCAGGCGGCCCGCTTGCACCAGCGAGGCTTCGGCGATGCCGAGTTCCGCATAGGTGGCCTGTAAGCCGCGATGGTTGATGAGCGTGAGTTGCACCGCCGTGTCGATGTCGAGGGGCTTGGCGAGCAGGGCATCGCGCTGTTCGGCGAGCGCTTGCGTGGTGGCGTCGTCGCGCGCCCAGACGGCCGATTTCCCCAGCCGCTGTTGTGCTGCCTGCGCGACCGGCGTGAAGCCACCATCGTCGCTGAAGGTGGCGCAACCGGTAAGGGCTAACGCGGCGAGTGAGATGAGCGCACCTTGGGTGCGGCGGTGAAGGCGAATGGATGGCGTCATCGCGTGCCCCCGCTCATGGAATGCCCAGCGTGTGGGTCTGCCGTGGCTGCCGGTGATGTTGCGTCCATCGTGGCGTGCCCCGTGTGGCTGGGTGCAGCAGGAGGTGTGGCTGATGACGGTGTCATCGCCCCATGTCCGGCGTGGGCGCCGGACGCCGCCGGCGTTGCCGGCATCGGCATCGCGTGATTCATTGCACCGTGATCCATCTGGCCACCGCCGGACACGCTGGCATTCACTGCACGCCAGTTTCCGGGCGGCACGGAGAGCGCGGGGCGGGCAAAGTCATGCAGCACACCGGGGGCCGCGGATGGCCCGGCAGGCGCGTCCGGATTTGCAGGGTCGTAAGTTGCCGTCGCAGCAGAAGCCTGCGACGCGCCAGCGGGATCGGTCGCCGCGTGCGCAGGTGGCGCGCTGAACGCATACGCCACCGATAGCGCGGCTGGCACGGTGAGCGCGTGCCGTCGCAAAGAGAGAAGCATCATCGAAAGACTCGTCGAGCATGACGATGGTCGCGCTCATCGGTTCACGACGAGGCAGCGGACATCGCAAGTTCATCTGACGAACGGACGTGTCGAGCGCACCGCAAGCGATCGCTGAAAGCGCGCGTGGCGGGGCAGACGTCGGTTCGAACGGGAACAGTGACGGCGAGCGGTGCGCAAATTTAGCGCAAACGTTACACCGTCAGAAACTCAGACGAGGGTGGCTTTCGGAGGGCGTTCCAGCGCGGCAACGAACGCGCTGGCGGCGGACGTGCGCAGGAACGGGATGGCGGTGGACGGCTGGGCGTCCGGCGTGCGAAGCGCCAGACTTTGCGGCAGTGCCGTGCACACGACGCACGCGGCGCATGCCGAGCAACTGGCGTGATGCGAGTGCTGCGTGGCCGTGTCAGACGAGGTGTTGTGACCGGCAGCGTGAAGCGTCGCGTCATGGGTGCCGTCGGAGGCCGACATCGCGTCATGCGACATACCGCCCATCGCGTGATGCATCGTGCCATCGGCCATGACGGAATCGTTGTGCGCCATCGCAACCATCGGCGTGGCAAGTTGCGCCACGCTTTGCACGGGCGAACCCGGCGCGCAATGCGTGCGCAGCGCGGCCAGTGCCTGTAACGGCAAGGTCACGCACAACAGCCACAGCACGAGGAGTTTGCGCCAGCGATTCATGCCGCGCAGTCTAGCATTGCCGGTAGGCCGCTCGCAAATGGACGGAAATACGGGCAGACGAACGCGTCGAATTCGATGGCCATGCCGGGCATGCGCGGCATGGGCGGCATGGGCGGCGCCCAGCCTCAGTGTTCGAACAGATGGAACGACTCGAAGTGCGTGCGCCGGCGCGAGAGCGCGACCAGATTGACGACACACACGACGGCCACGAGCACGAACAGCGGTGCGGAGACTTCGATCGTATCGCTCGCAAGAAACGACACCAGCGTGAGCGCCACCATCAACCCCAGCAAGACCCATTGCAGGCACGCGGCCAGTCGCAGATGCCGCTCCGATTGTGCGACCAGTACGACCAGCGAAACGTAGAACGGCGCGGCCAGCAACGCCAGGGTGAATATGGCGAGCAGCACGCCGAGCACGCTGGCGAGCATTTCGTGCCCGTCGGCGGCGCTCGCTTGCACGCCCACCACGGTGGCGGCAGCGAGGTAGAGCAGCATCAGACCATCAAGAATGATCGCGAGTCGGTTCATGACATCTCTCCGACAGGGGGAGGGCGGAGGTCATATCGCCCCGCACGACAGGGGCGGGGGCCGGTAGCAGTCAGACAATACGGTGGAGGCTCAGGTGCCCGGCGCGTCGCCAGTCAAGCGGCGCGCCGGCAGACCAGACTAGTCGCGCTTTGCGATAACGCTGTGACAACGCGATATCGAAAAAGTGGCACGTCTCGCCTCATGGATGAGATGCCGGACACGCCGCCGTCAGCGCGACGGCTCGTGGGGTGACGGGGGCGAATGTGGCGAGGGCGGCGCGTTCGACGGCGGCAGCCCCCCGGGCGAACACAGGTCGAGCCAACCCGTGGCGGCATCGATTGCGGCGGGGTCCTGCGCGGCTTGCATCCGGTAGACGGTCACGTTGCCCGCATCGTCCGAACAAAACAGGTCGCGTTCAAGGTCGGCAATGATCTCGAGCCGCTGCTGGAAGCGATAGAAGCCGATCGGCGTGAGGTCCTGCACCAGCGCGGCCAAGGTTTCGGGATAGAGATAGAGGCGTCGCGGCCAATGGCCATGGCGTCGGCGAAACTTGCCGAGGGCGGCGAGCACATGCGCGAGCGTGCCGCCATGACCCCGCAGGTAATAGGTGGCTTGGGAGAGATCGGGGGCGATGGCTGCGATCGGGCCGATCGCGTGAACAGACCCCACCGCGCTAACGGGAACAACGGGACCAACGGGACCAAGAGGGCCAACAGAGCAGATGCCGCCCGGAATCGTGGGATAGCCCATGATGTCACCCCGCGCGACGCGTGCAGACACGAGCACACCCGAACGGGTGCACTGCCAACGACAGACAGGTATCCACAAACACTCCGTTGACTTCCCGAAGTTGAGTGCCCGGTGAATATTGCTCTTGTGCTTTGATAGTTGCAGACGAAGGCAGGCAGCGATATCCGCACTTTCGCCTAATCCGTCGTCATGAGGCGACAGCGCAAGTGGCGGCGCGAGTGACAGCGAAGCGTGGGCACCAAAGGAAACCGGCGGACTAAGCCGCCGGTTGAGGCCCCATCGGGGCATCGCCAGCCGCGTGTACCGGCGCGGCATGGTAAGGGCCAAGAAGACTTGGCACCAGGGGGCACTGCCACAATGCATTGAACCGTCGCCGGTTCCGGCCGCGCCCATGCAGTTTGACTGCCCTCCGAGTATAGGTCGCAAGACTGACGTGCGAATCGGCCTTTTGGATGAGCATGACGATGCGCACGGGGATGCGCGCGGCGCCAGCGCGAACTAACCCGCCTGTCAGCACTCGAATTGGCGCACCATTTCCCCTGTCACCGTGGTTTCGTCCGGGCCCGGTTTGCGTTCTAATGACGCCATATTCCGCAGTATGTGCCCGATGCAGGACAGTCAAACATTCCTATGATGGCAACGAATTCTCTAAAACAATGGGCCCTGCTGGCCTGCCTGTGCGCAGCGCAGACGGCCTTCGCGGCTGACCAGTGCGAGGGCATCCTCCTGCTGGCCAAGAGCGCGCAGAACGGCTTTGAAGACATCACCGGCCCGCTCGCGGCCAAGAACGATCGCGGCGAAAGCTATCAGGCGACCTATTCGGTGCCGGGCGGCGATTGCAAGGTGTTCCGGGCGACCGGGCTGGCGCCGACGTACGAGTGCATATGGGATTACCAGAAGATCACGCCGATGGATCTGCGCGCGCAAGCCCAGGGCTTCGCCACACAGGTCTCGCGCTGCACCCGTGGTGTGACGACGTTGCGCACGACCACGACCAACCCCGCCGGTCTGCCCGCCGAGTGGCAGAGTGCGAGCAAGAAGTACGCGCGTCCGGTCAACTTCACGGTCACGGCGCAAGACTTGGTGACGCCGCGCGGCGAGCGCATGCGCGAGATTTCGCTGTCGGTCGAGAAGCAGTAAGGGGTGGCCGGCGCGTGCGCATCTCGCCGTGACAAGTTGCGGTTACAAACGGTTGCACACCACCCCGCGCGTTAACATCTTTTCGGTCGACGCTCGTTCGGCTGACCCGGTACATTCATTCTTGAGGCGTATGGCGCAGGCAAGCGCTGCGCACGCGAAGGTTGCGTGACTCTCGCCTCGTGCCAACCGGCCCCACCCTTGGGCCGGCCGATGTCGGTCGAAAGCCGGCGATATCGAAATGAGTGCCCGTCTCCGCTGCTGTTTCCTCTTGCTGCTCGTGTGCGCCTACCCTGCCTGGGCAGAAGGCGGGCGAGGACGCGACCCGCTTGACGTCAACAAGGCGTCGTTGCGCGAGGACATCAGCCGCTTCAGCGCCGACCGCGGTCGCGGCCAGTCGGCCTATCCGAATTGGGCCGCCCCGGCCGAACCCCGCGAGCGGCAGTACACCCCGCAAGGCGGCCCGCGTGGCCCGCACGGCGGTGGTGGTGGTGGCGGTGGTCGTCGCGAGCGGTAATTCGGCGCCTCAGCGTCGACGTTAGCCCCTGAGTCCACGCCCCGACGCCACCCGGCGTCTGCCCCCGAAATCCTCCCCTGAGTGAACCGAATGTTGCATATGTGCAACATTGGATGCGCTCGTCTGTCCGCAATGCCGACTTCAGGTCGCGCTTCATGACCCCCCATCAAACGCGCACGTCACGGCGAATGTGAGCGTTTGCTAACCCGGCAATATAAGGGATATATCGATCCTGTTATACCGAGGTTAATTGTGGCGCGGGTGGTCGTCCGAATTTTGTCTCCCCACCATTTCCCGGCCACCTCATGTGGCGATTTTTCTGCGCGGTTTCGGCGTACCGAGGCCGCAGGGGCTGTGCGAGAATCACGGCCGTTCAACAGGGAGGCGCTTCGCAAACGAGCGCCGGCAGGGCCCGCGCAGGGGCGGGAGCAGGCACACAAAATACTCAAACCAAGGAGAAGTCAATGAAGCGGAGCATGGCCAAGGGCCTGGGCGGGGCAATCATTCTGGGCGCGTGCATGAGCACGTCGGCGTTCGCACAATCGAACGTCACGTTGTACGGTCAGGTGGATGCCTTCGTGGGCGCGGTGAAGAACCCGGGCGGCAATACGGCCTGGACGCAGGGCGGCGGCGGGATGTCGACGTCGTACTGGGGCATGAAGGGTAGCGAAGACCTCGGTGGCGGCCTGAAAGCCGTGTTCGTGCTCGAAGACTTCTTCCGTCCGCAGAACGGTCAGTACGGCCGCTTCCAAGGCGACTCGATGTTCTCGCGTAACGCGTACGTCGGCCTGTCGTCGGACACCGCCGGTACTGTCACGATCGGCCGTCTGACCACGTCGTACTTCGTCTCGACGATCCTGTTCAACCCGTTCGTCGATTCGTACACGTTCAGTCCGATGGTGTTCCACACCTTCATCGGTCAGGCCGGACAAGGTATCGTCGGCGACTCGGGCTGGAGCAACGGCGTGATGTACACCACGCCCAACTTCAAGGGCCTGTCGGGCAGCGTGTCGTACGCGTTCGGCAACAAGGCGGGCGAAGCTGGCCAGAACAAGTGGAGCGCATCGGCGCTGTACTTCAACGGTCCGTTTGCCGCGACCGTGGCTTATCAGCAGGTGAAGTTCGACTCGGCCCCTGACGATATGGCCGGCATGCCGGGCTTCCGCAGCCAGCAAGCTCTGCAATTGGGTGCCACGTACGACTTCCAGATCGTGAAGCTGTTCGGCCAGTACCAATACATTCGCAACAACGTGACGGGCGGCGGCGTGTCGGAAAACGGCGGCCAGCTCGGCGTGTCGGTGCCGCTGGGCAACGGCAGCGTGCTCGCATCGTACGCGTACACGAAGAGCTCGGGCGCGACCAACGTCAACCGCAAGACGTGGGCACTGGGCTACGACTACCCGCTGTCCAAGCGTACCGACATCTACGCGGCTTACATGATGGACAAGGTGAGCACGCTCTCGACGGGTAACACGGCGGGCGGCGGTATTCGCATGAAGTTCTGATGTCGCGCGGTGCGGCAGCGATGCCTGCACCGCTCGCGTCCGGCAAGGGGGCAGACGCCAATTTTGGGTGCGTCTGCCCCTTTGTCGTTTTCTGCCCGCCACACGCGTCGCATTCCTATTGGCGAGTTCCGCACAGCGGTTTCATGTGTCACTGATCCGACGTGGCCGCGCTATGATTTGTGCACTGAAAATCCACCAGACACGGAGCAGAGACGACATGACGATTCAACACGTGGGCATCATTGGCGCGGGCACGATGGGTAACGGCATTGCGCAGGCGTGTGCCGTGGCCGGACTGCCGGTCACGATGGTCGATATCAGCGACGCCGCCGTGAACAAGGGCCTCGCCACCATCGCCGGCAGCCTCGATCGCCTGATCAAGAAAGACAAGCTCACGACGGCGGAAAAAGACGCCGCACTGGCGCGCATTGCCACGTCGACCGATTACGCAGCGCTCGCCGGTGCGGACATCGTGATCGAAGCGGCCACCGAGAACTTCGATCTGAAGGTGAAGATCCTCAAGCAGCTTCAGGGCGTGGCCAAAGCCGATGCCATTCTCGCGTCGAACACGTCGTCGATTTCGATCACCAAGCTGGCCGCTGTCGTCGCGAACCCGTCGCAGTTCATCGGCATGCACTTCTTCAACCCGGTGCCGCTGATGGCGCTGGTGGAAATCATTCGCGGCCTGCAAACGAGCGACGAGACGCACGCCCGCGTCGATGCGCTCGCCCGCCAACTCGGCAAGTCACCGATCACCGTGAAGAATGCGCCGGGCTTTGTGGTGAACCGCATTCTCGTGCCGATGATCAACGAAGCCTTCTTCGTGCTGGCGGAAAACCTCGCGACGCCGGAAGAAATCGACGAAGGCATGAAGCTCGGCTGCAATCATCCGATTGGGCCGCTCGCGCTCGCCGACATGATCGGGCTCGACGTCTGCCTCTCGGTGATGAACGTGTTCTACGAAGAGTTTGAAGACTCGAAGTATCGTGCGTGCCCGCTGCTCAAGGAAATGGTGGCGGCTGGCTATCTCGGCCGCAAGACCGGACGCGGCGTCTACACGTACTGATTGGACTGAGCGTGGTCCGTCTGGGCCGTCTGCCGTTGAGGCGGCGTGCCCAGCGGACGCGTCACCGAAATGCGATAGGGCTCGCCGCGCCGGTAGCCGGCGTCTTCTAGCGTCGGCGCGAGCATATCGCTCACTTCCCGTTCGCTGCGTGCCCGCTCGAACGTCACCATCTTGATGCGACTCCACGGGTCGAACAGCCGGCTGCGATAGCGCGACGTCAGGATGGCCCGGGCAAATTCCAGATGTGTCAGACCATCCACCAGCCCCTCGATCGGCGGCTGCGGTGTTGCCATTTCCAGCATCTTGATGAGCACGGGCGACTCGGTATAAAGCAGCATGACGTGGGCCGGCCGGTTTTGCGGGCGCAGCGTGACCATGCGCAGTCGTGACTTCGGCACCCCGCGTGCCAGCATGAAATGAAACAGCACCTCGGCGTTCTCATGGCAGAACGCTTCGAGTCCCGGGCGCTCAAGGTAATACATCGCGGTCTGCTCAGCGGCGCGGCGTTGTTGCTTCGACAAGGGCGTCGTCGGATCGATATCGCGTAGCCCCTCCACGAGGACTTCGCGAATATCGGTAATCGAGTTGTCGCGAAACCGTCGCAGATCGTGACGATTGCTGCGTAACAGACGCAACTCGCCGAGCGTATCGAAGGCGTCCTGAATCGCTTCGCGTACGCGTAGATCGGCGATGCCGACGAGGTTGAGCACGTACCCGCGAATACTGTCCGTGGCGCTATGCGGCGTGCCCATCGCGCTCTGCGCGCAACCGCCACCGCACAAGCGCAGTGGCGCGTAGGCGTACCACCGTGCGGTGGCCGGATCGAATCGCACGGGTACCTGTGGCTTGCCGGCCTGCGGGGCGTCGACGTACCAGTAATCGCCGACCTTGGATCGCTGCACGCGATAGTCGCCGTGGGTACCGCGCAGAAAGAAGCGATTGCCGCGCGAGACGAGCCCGGGCAGCAGGTGCGTTAGGGGTTCCGTGCGCAATAGTGATTGCGAGTAGCCCTGCAAGAATTCACCTTCGCCATGGATGGCCGGCGCAGACGGGGCGCCGGCTTGACGCGAGGGGGACGGCTTCAATGCCGGGCGCCACGGCGCCGCTTCTTGAATATCGGGCGGCGGCGGGCCGGTTTCGACGCGTTTTGCTGCGTCTGCCTGCCCGTGCGACTCGCCCGGTATCTCCATGCCTCGCAAATCGGAATTAGCGAGTACCGCAGCCACCCGGTGGACATCGGGTCGACGTCCGGCCAGTTCTTCTGACATGAGTTGCGCCACGTCGCCGGGCACGCGCAGGAGTTGCACGCCCGGAATCATGCCGGTCGCGAAGTCCAGCGCGTGCATGCCGTCGCGCAGGTGCTTGCGCGCTGTCACGGGAATGTCGTGTCCCGTCGAGACGGCGTAGGCATCGCCGACCGACTCGGCGAAGTTCGCGAATGGCGCGCCACCCGATGCGAGCGCTTTCAAGACATCCTCCGCGCTGTAGTCGGTCTTGATCAGGGCGCGATGGATCGGCTCGACGCGGACATCCGATGAGGACGCAATGGCATCGCTGGTGTCGAGCGGCGCGCGCGGGCGCGCGATGGCGACCGGCAACGCAATGTTCGAGACGAGCAGCAGCGTGCACGCCATCGGCCATCCCGTCAACATGGCGCGGACTGAGGAGCACTTGTTTGCGGCGATGTGACGCGGCAGGCTCGCTTGCGTCGGCACTCGGCACAGCCGTTGACCGCGTCGAGTCATGGCAGACGGACATTTCGCCAATGTCTGCCACGACGTTTGTCGAGTCGTTCCCATCGGGGGGCCGTAGTGAAGCGCAGCAGGATCCGGGGCGCGGTGCGTGCGTTTCATCATGTCGGGTCCTTCGGCGCTTTGAGGACTCGCTCGCCGTGCAATGACGATCCTGACGACGACAGGCTGGACGCGCTGGAACGGGGTGTGCCCAGCGGGCGGGTGATCGACACGAAGAACGGCTCGCCGTTACGCGCGCCCGTATCTTCCAGCATCCGACGCAAAATGTTGAGCACC belongs to Pandoraea norimbergensis and includes:
- a CDS encoding porin, whose amino-acid sequence is MKRSMAKGLGGAIILGACMSTSAFAQSNVTLYGQVDAFVGAVKNPGGNTAWTQGGGGMSTSYWGMKGSEDLGGGLKAVFVLEDFFRPQNGQYGRFQGDSMFSRNAYVGLSSDTAGTVTIGRLTTSYFVSTILFNPFVDSYTFSPMVFHTFIGQAGQGIVGDSGWSNGVMYTTPNFKGLSGSVSYAFGNKAGEAGQNKWSASALYFNGPFAATVAYQQVKFDSAPDDMAGMPGFRSQQALQLGATYDFQIVKLFGQYQYIRNNVTGGGVSENGGQLGVSVPLGNGSVLASYAYTKSSGATNVNRKTWALGYDYPLSKRTDIYAAYMMDKVSTLSTGNTAGGGIRMKF
- a CDS encoding 3-hydroxybutyryl-CoA dehydrogenase, whose protein sequence is MTIQHVGIIGAGTMGNGIAQACAVAGLPVTMVDISDAAVNKGLATIAGSLDRLIKKDKLTTAEKDAALARIATSTDYAALAGADIVIEAATENFDLKVKILKQLQGVAKADAILASNTSSISITKLAAVVANPSQFIGMHFFNPVPLMALVEIIRGLQTSDETHARVDALARQLGKSPITVKNAPGFVVNRILVPMINEAFFVLAENLATPEEIDEGMKLGCNHPIGPLALADMIGLDVCLSVMNVFYEEFEDSKYRACPLLKEMVAAGYLGRKTGRGVYTY